From a single Planctomicrobium piriforme genomic region:
- a CDS encoding cytochrome B6, which yields MSDIAFNGLAASGRAPRRLGTIVASLETSHSLTLGITMSQKNWYAIIGSVAGLLGICSVLVEEGSSAKLFSASRLHAQERIKPQPQSSSTAPAKDAVVEAQTSRPAVGTRAELQLSPHDRSDVFAAARAAAISAALQGQAKSGKVLGFDFARDPLNSDRPFQPAEEIMQKETAAKAEVTQSQQRLLASRYDLTPRLDPHVTMSRGKPLCIGPTVKLPDGLTWDALGRMSAAEIRERALFPYRALPHPLQTNGGQVFPQMQVAMFPRLQRFDVDFDLPEAFLPEFPPAIFLQQRPELGDVSRGEVVSINNFHRLFKDLLTPVQLEGLRLLLTPLPQEEFNATDDRKTIDPSLGVACFDCHVNGHTTGQFHLSPDIRPQERRFRLDTTSLRGMFTQQIHGSKRSLRSVEDFTEFEQRTAYFNGDPIRAMKKGFQELPRSAIPHMAQFQNMLDFPPAPKLTVLGRLNPSLATARELEGEKLFHGKAQCAVCHSGPHFLDHQMHDLRLERFLKDEPGDGPIKTFTLRGIKESPPYLKDGRCLTLEDTVEFFNLVLELRLTAQEKQDLAAYMRCL from the coding sequence ATGAGTGACATCGCATTCAATGGCCTGGCCGCATCAGGCCGCGCCCCGCGGCGACTTGGCACTATTGTTGCATCACTAGAAACGTCTCACTCTTTGACGTTGGGGATCACGATGTCGCAAAAAAATTGGTATGCCATCATTGGCAGTGTCGCCGGACTGCTGGGCATTTGCAGTGTATTGGTGGAAGAAGGCTCGTCGGCGAAATTGTTTTCGGCATCGCGCTTGCACGCCCAGGAAAGGATCAAGCCGCAGCCTCAGAGCTCATCGACTGCTCCAGCAAAGGATGCAGTGGTCGAGGCCCAGACCAGTCGGCCTGCCGTCGGCACACGCGCCGAATTGCAATTGAGTCCTCATGATCGGTCCGACGTGTTTGCCGCTGCACGGGCGGCGGCAATCTCCGCGGCTCTGCAGGGTCAGGCGAAGTCAGGGAAAGTTCTCGGTTTTGATTTCGCCCGCGATCCCTTGAATTCAGATCGGCCCTTCCAGCCAGCTGAAGAGATCATGCAGAAAGAAACCGCGGCCAAGGCCGAGGTCACGCAATCGCAGCAAAGATTGCTGGCGTCGCGGTACGATTTGACTCCGCGGCTTGACCCGCATGTGACGATGTCCCGTGGCAAACCACTTTGCATAGGACCGACTGTAAAATTACCCGACGGCTTAACCTGGGATGCGCTGGGCAGGATGTCGGCGGCTGAAATTCGTGAGCGGGCCCTCTTCCCATACCGCGCCTTGCCGCATCCGCTGCAGACCAACGGAGGGCAGGTTTTTCCGCAGATGCAGGTCGCAATGTTTCCGCGACTGCAGCGGTTTGACGTCGACTTCGATCTACCGGAGGCGTTTCTACCGGAGTTTCCGCCGGCGATTTTTTTGCAGCAGCGGCCGGAGCTGGGAGATGTCTCGCGCGGTGAAGTCGTCTCCATCAATAACTTCCACAGGTTGTTCAAAGATCTTTTGACCCCCGTCCAACTGGAAGGGCTGCGCCTCCTTTTGACGCCCCTGCCGCAAGAGGAATTCAACGCGACGGACGACCGCAAGACGATCGACCCTAGTCTCGGCGTGGCGTGCTTTGATTGTCACGTCAACGGTCATACAACGGGGCAGTTCCATCTCAGCCCGGATATTCGCCCTCAGGAGCGGCGGTTCCGCCTCGACACAACCAGTCTGAGAGGCATGTTCACGCAGCAGATCCACGGATCAAAACGCAGTCTACGGTCAGTCGAAGATTTTACTGAGTTTGAACAGCGGACAGCCTACTTTAATGGTGATCCAATCCGCGCGATGAAAAAGGGCTTTCAGGAATTGCCGCGGAGCGCCATTCCGCATATGGCCCAGTTTCAGAATATGTTGGATTTCCCCCCGGCGCCGAAGTTGACCGTCCTAGGACGTCTTAATCCGTCACTTGCCACTGCCCGGGAACTTGAGGGAGAAAAGCTTTTCCATGGCAAGGCCCAGTGCGCGGTGTGCCATTCGGGTCCGCATTTCCTCGACCATCAGATGCATGATTTGCGGCTCGAGCGGTTTCTTAAGGACGAACCGGGCGATGGTCCGATTAAAACCTTCACCCTCCGCGGGATTAAAGAGAGCCCTCCGTATCTCAAAGACGGCCGCTGTTTAACGCTCGAAGATACCGTCGAATTTTTCAATCTGGTGCTTGAACTTCGTCTGACAGCGCAAGAGAAACAAGACCTCGCAGCTTACATGCGCTGTCTGTAA
- a CDS encoding FAD-dependent oxidoreductase yields the protein MQSSPFWDQGRQRLTFPELKKDGDYDVVVVGGGITGVTTAYLLKQAGRKVCLVEKGHVAGGETGHTSAHLSYVTDSRFSELVKNFGVEEAGLVWSGGGAAIDLIERLVTDNNLDCDFKRLPGFLVADLAPNHKSTSKETDDLQEDAKTARDAGFEATFLSSIFALHEPGVRFADQARFHPVKYVQALAKLIPGDGCDLFEQAEVSEVQDDPLTVVTNGFSLRCEKVIIATHVPLMGKAGFLNASLFQTKLYPYSSYVISAKIPHKAMTEAVYWDLKDPYDYLRIDSGETHDEAILGGEDHKTGQESDTEAAFQRLEQKLLRLLPKAKIDHRWSGQVVETNDGLPYIGEIAKNQFVATGFSGNGLTFGTLAAMMASDYVVGRTNPWSDLLAVERKKIKGGAWDYLTENLDFPYYFVRDWLVRGDRGSTRSVKRGEGKILKIDGQTVACSRDESGKLSQCSAVCTHMGCLVRWNNAEKTWDCPCHGSRFAATGEVIGGPAEEPLAKVGKARRSTGKRKS from the coding sequence ATGCAGTCCAGCCCGTTTTGGGACCAAGGTCGACAGCGGCTTACCTTCCCAGAATTGAAAAAGGACGGCGATTACGACGTCGTTGTCGTCGGGGGCGGAATCACCGGCGTCACGACGGCGTATCTGCTGAAGCAGGCAGGCCGCAAGGTTTGCCTCGTTGAAAAAGGGCATGTGGCTGGCGGCGAAACCGGGCATACCTCCGCTCACTTGTCGTACGTCACCGACAGCCGTTTCTCGGAACTCGTCAAGAACTTCGGTGTCGAAGAAGCTGGGCTGGTCTGGAGCGGGGGAGGCGCGGCGATCGATCTCATCGAGCGCCTGGTGACTGACAACAATCTCGATTGTGACTTCAAGCGTCTTCCAGGATTCCTCGTCGCCGACCTCGCGCCGAATCACAAGTCGACTTCCAAAGAGACTGACGATCTTCAAGAGGATGCCAAGACCGCCCGTGACGCGGGTTTTGAAGCGACGTTTTTGAGTTCCATCTTTGCTCTGCACGAACCCGGTGTGCGGTTCGCGGATCAGGCGAGATTTCACCCGGTGAAATACGTCCAGGCTCTGGCGAAGTTGATCCCAGGCGACGGCTGCGATCTGTTCGAACAGGCTGAAGTCAGCGAAGTCCAGGATGATCCGTTGACAGTCGTGACCAATGGATTCTCTCTGCGATGTGAAAAGGTCATTATCGCCACGCATGTCCCCTTGATGGGGAAAGCTGGCTTCCTGAATGCATCGCTGTTTCAGACGAAGCTGTATCCGTACTCCTCGTACGTCATCAGTGCGAAGATTCCGCACAAGGCGATGACCGAAGCGGTGTACTGGGATCTGAAAGACCCGTACGACTATCTGCGGATCGACTCTGGGGAAACGCACGATGAGGCAATCCTCGGCGGGGAAGACCATAAGACCGGACAGGAGTCCGATACCGAAGCCGCGTTCCAGCGTCTCGAACAGAAACTGCTGCGACTGCTGCCTAAGGCGAAGATCGATCATCGCTGGTCCGGCCAGGTTGTCGAAACCAATGACGGGCTGCCGTATATCGGCGAGATTGCGAAGAACCAGTTCGTGGCGACTGGCTTCTCGGGGAATGGTCTCACGTTCGGAACACTGGCCGCGATGATGGCCTCCGACTATGTGGTGGGCCGGACCAATCCCTGGAGCGATCTGCTGGCGGTCGAGCGAAAGAAGATCAAAGGCGGGGCGTGGGATTACCTGACTGAGAACCTCGACTTCCCCTACTACTTTGTTCGCGACTGGCTCGTTCGCGGAGATCGCGGGTCGACCCGGTCGGTGAAACGAGGCGAAGGGAAGATTCTGAAAATAGACGGTCAGACGGTGGCTTGCTCGCGCGACGAGAGCGGCAAGCTGTCGCAATGCTCGGCTGTCTGCACGCACATGGGCTGTCTGGTGCGGTGGAACAACGCCGAGAAGACGTGGGACTGCCCTTGCCACGGTTCGCGCTTCGCGGCGACCGGCGAAGTGATCGGCGGACCTGCGGAAGAGCCGTTAGCCAAGGTCGGCAAGGCCCGGCGGTCGACAGGAAAACGCAAATCGTAA
- a CDS encoding HAMP domain-containing protein, which yields MQLLQEPMTQDVDTSVLLTALTALKNGDFSARLPLHWTGVAGKIADAFNDVITTNHRMAVELARASKVVGEEGKIQHRVSLGDVEGAWSDSVTSINELIGNLLQPTSETARVIGAVAQGDLSQTMSLDNEGRPLQGEFLRTAKTVNRMVHQLGSFASEVTRVAREVGTEGKLGGQAKVKGVAGTWKDLTDSVNLMAGNLTAQVRNIATVTTAVANGDLAKKITVDVRGEFLELKDTINTMVDQLRSFASEVTRVAREVGTEGKLGGQARVEGASGTWKDLTDNVNSMARNLTSQVRNIAAVTTAVANGDLSKKITVDVQGEILELKNTVNTMVDQLSSFASEVTRVAREVGTEGKLGGQANVKGGAGTWKDLTDSVNSMAGNLTAQVRNIAEVTTAVANGDLSKKITVDVQGEILELKNTINTMVDQLSSFASEVTRVAREVGTEGKLGGQANVKGGAGTWKDLTDSVNSMAGNLTGQVRNIADVTTAVANGDLSKKITVDVQGEILELKNTINTMVDQLRSFAAEVTRVAREVGTEGKLGGQADVKGVAGTWKDLTDSVNSMAGNLTGQVRNIADVTTAVANGDLSKKITVDVRGEILELKNTINTMVDQLRSFAAEVTRVAREVGTEGKLGGQADVKGVAGTWKDLTDSVNSMAGNLTGQVRNIADVTTAVANGDLSKKITVDVRGEILELKNTINTMVDQLRSFAAEVTRVAREVGTEGKLGGQADVRGVAGTWKDLTDSVNSMARNLTGQVRNIAEVTTAVANGDLSKTITVDVQGEILELKKTINTMVDQLSSFASEVTRVAREVGTEGKLGGQANVKGVAGTWKDLTDSVNSMASNLTSQVRGIAKVVTSVAHGDLKQKLTVDAKGEIAALADTINGMIDTLATFADQVTTVAREVGVEGKLGGQARVPGAAGTWKDLTDNVNQLAANLTTQVRAIAEVATAVTKGDLTRTIRVDASGEVASLKDNINEMIRNLKDTTLKNSEQDWLKTNLAKFSRMLQGQKDLLTVGRLILSELAPVVGAQHAVFYTLDSAAHQPHLRLLASYAYDRPNAVGHELALGEGLIGQCALEKQKILINNPPADYVRISSGLGHAAPLNVIVLPIVFESQVKAVLELASFERFNPTHQVFLDQLTESIGIVLNTIQANMRTENLLQQSQSLAHELQSRQEELQQTNRELQEKAQLLAHQNAEVERKNHEIEQARQALEEKAKQLSLTSKYKSEFLANMSHELRTPLNSLLILSDQLGKNPDGNLTPRQTEFARTIHSAGNDLLMLINDILDLSKIESGTVNVDAGELSFVELRRYVERTFRHMAESKGIDFASQFDALLPGSMVTDSKRLQQIIKNLLSNAFKFTNRGRVSLDVEVADAGWSAENTRLNEADVVIAFSVSDTGIGIPPDKQQIIFEAFQQADGSTSRRFGGTGLGLAISRELAKLLGGEITLVSSPGRGSKFTLYLPQLYAPAAPSARLPSRESELAFTGRTLQAQRIESAVQDDDALGREVDDDRDQLESADETVLIVDNDLPFARLMAGAARELGFKTLLALRGATALALAREYQPSGITLDIRLPDIDGWRVLHHLKSDLRTRHIPVHIVSASDAPQRIAATEAIGLLQKPVQTSVQLEQPFAALRQFLGRASKRLLLAEFRAKAQPELLPLLQADDVIVTTVQTWHDLRAQLQQTEFDCVVLAAADDPLPLAEILLSGDRQAGGPGPAVVVFGAHPSAATRAELEQLAERVPLCYAATPEEVLDAASRFLHRAQRQLSAEQQALLETLHMPERVLAGRKILIVDDDIRNIFALASVLERQEMVISSAETGRDAISILQTDPTIEMVLMDIMMPEMDGIDTIRAIRQERRFRDLPIIAVTAKAMKGDRDKCLEAGAWDYLSKPVDPQQLLRVLGDWLDYQPRVR from the coding sequence ATGCAATTGCTGCAAGAGCCGATGACCCAGGATGTGGACACCAGCGTGCTGCTGACAGCGCTGACTGCTCTGAAAAATGGCGACTTTTCGGCTCGATTGCCCCTGCACTGGACGGGCGTTGCAGGCAAGATCGCGGATGCATTCAACGATGTCATCACGACGAATCACCGGATGGCGGTCGAGTTGGCCCGGGCCAGCAAGGTGGTCGGAGAGGAAGGGAAAATCCAGCATCGGGTCTCGCTGGGAGACGTTGAGGGGGCTTGGTCGGATTCGGTCACTTCCATCAACGAATTGATCGGGAATCTCTTGCAGCCCACCAGTGAAACCGCGCGCGTCATTGGCGCTGTTGCGCAGGGAGATCTTTCCCAGACGATGTCGCTCGACAACGAGGGACGGCCGCTGCAGGGAGAGTTTTTGCGCACCGCAAAAACCGTCAACCGGATGGTGCACCAACTTGGTTCGTTCGCATCCGAAGTGACGCGCGTGGCCCGCGAGGTCGGCACCGAGGGGAAACTGGGGGGCCAGGCCAAGGTCAAAGGCGTCGCAGGGACGTGGAAAGACTTGACCGACAGCGTGAACCTGATGGCCGGCAATCTGACTGCACAGGTCCGCAACATTGCAACCGTGACAACCGCCGTCGCGAACGGCGATCTGGCTAAGAAGATCACCGTCGACGTCCGCGGCGAATTCCTGGAACTCAAAGACACGATCAACACGATGGTGGACCAGCTGCGGTCCTTTGCCTCGGAAGTGACCCGCGTGGCCCGCGAAGTCGGAACCGAAGGTAAGCTGGGAGGCCAGGCACGCGTCGAGGGAGCATCGGGAACCTGGAAGGATTTGACGGATAACGTCAATTCCATGGCGCGCAATCTTACGAGCCAGGTCCGCAACATTGCCGCCGTGACCACCGCAGTCGCCAACGGCGACTTGTCCAAAAAGATCACCGTCGATGTCCAAGGAGAAATCCTGGAGCTCAAGAATACCGTCAACACGATGGTGGATCAGCTCAGTTCCTTTGCATCGGAAGTAACCCGCGTGGCCCGCGAGGTGGGAACCGAAGGCAAGCTCGGCGGACAGGCCAACGTTAAAGGGGGCGCCGGAACCTGGAAGGACTTGACCGATAGCGTCAATTCCATGGCCGGGAATCTCACTGCGCAGGTTCGCAACATCGCGGAAGTCACAACGGCGGTGGCCAACGGCGACTTGTCGAAGAAGATTACCGTCGACGTGCAAGGCGAAATTCTGGAGCTCAAGAACACCATCAACACGATGGTCGACCAGCTGAGCTCGTTTGCCTCGGAAGTGACCCGCGTGGCCCGCGAAGTGGGGACCGAAGGCAAGCTTGGCGGACAGGCCAACGTCAAAGGGGGCGCCGGGACCTGGAAGGACTTGACTGACAGCGTGAACTCCATGGCTGGCAACCTGACCGGCCAGGTCCGCAACATTGCCGACGTGACGACCGCCGTTGCCAACGGCGACCTCTCCAAGAAGATCACCGTCGATGTGCAAGGCGAGATTCTGGAGCTGAAAAACACGATCAACACGATGGTTGATCAGCTCCGCTCGTTCGCGGCCGAAGTGACCCGCGTGGCCCGCGAGGTGGGGACCGAAGGCAAGCTCGGCGGGCAGGCCGACGTGAAAGGGGTCGCCGGCACCTGGAAGGACTTAACCGACAGCGTGAACTCCATGGCTGGGAACCTCACTGGCCAGGTCCGCAATATCGCCGACGTTACGACCGCGGTCGCCAACGGCGACCTCTCGAAGAAGATCACCGTCGACGTGCGGGGCGAAATTCTGGAGCTGAAAAACACGATCAACACGATGGTCGATCAGCTCCGCTCGTTCGCCGCTGAAGTGACTCGCGTGGCCCGGGAGGTCGGAACCGAAGGCAAGCTCGGCGGACAGGCGGATGTGAAAGGGGTCGCCGGCACCTGGAAAGACTTGACCGACAGCGTGAATTCCATGGCCGGCAACCTGACCGGCCAGGTCCGCAACATTGCGGACGTGACGACCGCCGTCGCCAACGGCGACCTCTCCAAGAAGATCACCGTAGACGTGCGGGGGGAAATTCTGGAGCTCAAAAACACCATCAATACGATGGTCGATCAGCTCCGCTCGTTCGCCGCGGAAGTGACTCGCGTGGCCCGCGAGGTGGGGACCGAAGGCAAGCTTGGCGGGCAGGCCGACGTCCGCGGCGTCGCCGGGACGTGGAAGGATTTGACGGATAGCGTCAATTCGATGGCCCGCAACCTGACCGGCCAGGTCCGCAATATCGCGGAAGTGACGACGGCGGTCGCCAACGGCGACCTCTCGAAGACGATCACCGTCGATGTGCAGGGGGAGATTCTGGAACTCAAGAAAACCATCAACACGATGGTGGACCAGTTGAGCTCGTTTGCGTCCGAAGTGACCCGTGTGGCTCGTGAAGTCGGAACGGAAGGGAAGCTCGGCGGACAAGCGAATGTGAAAGGGGTCGCCGGCACCTGGAAAGACTTGACCGACAGCGTCAACTCCATGGCGAGTAACTTGACGAGCCAGGTCCGCGGCATCGCGAAAGTCGTGACGTCGGTGGCGCACGGGGATCTCAAGCAGAAGTTGACGGTCGACGCCAAAGGGGAAATTGCCGCGTTGGCGGACACGATCAACGGGATGATCGATACGCTCGCCACGTTCGCCGATCAGGTCACCACCGTCGCCCGCGAAGTGGGCGTCGAAGGCAAGCTCGGTGGTCAGGCCCGCGTGCCTGGCGCTGCGGGCACGTGGAAAGATCTCACCGACAACGTCAATCAGTTGGCAGCGAATCTCACGACGCAGGTGCGGGCGATCGCCGAAGTCGCCACCGCGGTCACCAAAGGAGACCTCACTCGAACAATTCGCGTCGACGCCTCCGGCGAAGTGGCCTCGCTCAAAGACAACATCAACGAGATGATTCGCAATTTGAAGGACACGACGCTCAAGAACAGCGAGCAGGACTGGCTGAAAACGAACCTGGCGAAATTCAGCCGGATGTTGCAAGGTCAAAAGGATCTGCTCACTGTCGGCCGCTTGATTCTGTCCGAATTGGCACCCGTGGTCGGGGCGCAGCACGCCGTCTTTTACACACTGGACTCCGCGGCACACCAACCACATCTGCGGCTCCTGGCCAGCTACGCCTATGACCGGCCCAACGCGGTCGGACACGAATTGGCCCTCGGAGAAGGGCTCATCGGTCAGTGTGCTCTGGAGAAGCAAAAAATCCTGATCAACAACCCGCCGGCCGATTATGTCCGGATTTCCTCGGGCCTGGGCCACGCGGCGCCTCTGAACGTCATTGTGCTGCCCATCGTGTTCGAGAGCCAGGTGAAGGCGGTCCTCGAACTGGCGTCGTTTGAACGCTTCAATCCGACCCACCAGGTGTTCCTCGACCAGCTCACCGAAAGCATCGGCATCGTGCTCAACACGATTCAGGCGAATATGCGGACGGAGAACCTGCTGCAGCAATCGCAGTCGCTGGCGCACGAACTACAAAGTCGTCAGGAAGAACTCCAGCAGACCAATCGCGAATTGCAGGAAAAAGCCCAGCTGCTCGCGCATCAAAATGCAGAGGTTGAGCGTAAGAACCACGAAATTGAACAGGCGCGCCAGGCGCTGGAGGAAAAAGCCAAACAGCTCTCGTTGACTTCCAAATACAAATCCGAGTTCCTGGCGAACATGTCGCATGAGCTGCGCACGCCGCTTAATAGTCTGCTGATTCTCTCCGACCAACTCGGTAAGAATCCGGACGGCAATTTGACGCCCCGCCAGACGGAGTTTGCGCGCACTATTCATTCCGCCGGCAACGATCTCTTGATGTTGATCAACGATATTTTGGATCTTTCCAAGATCGAATCGGGCACCGTCAACGTGGACGCCGGCGAGCTCTCGTTCGTCGAGTTGCGGCGGTACGTCGAACGCACGTTTCGCCATATGGCCGAGTCGAAGGGGATCGATTTCGCTAGCCAGTTCGACGCGCTCTTGCCCGGGTCGATGGTGACTGACTCCAAGCGGCTCCAGCAGATTATTAAGAACCTGTTGTCTAATGCCTTCAAATTCACAAACCGCGGCCGCGTCAGTTTGGATGTGGAGGTGGCCGACGCGGGCTGGAGTGCTGAGAACACGCGGCTCAATGAAGCGGACGTCGTGATTGCGTTCTCAGTGTCCGATACCGGCATCGGGATTCCGCCGGACAAGCAGCAGATCATTTTTGAGGCCTTTCAGCAGGCCGACGGCAGCACCAGCCGCCGCTTCGGCGGGACGGGTCTGGGGTTGGCGATCAGCCGCGAGCTCGCCAAGCTGCTGGGAGGCGAAATTACACTCGTGAGCTCTCCAGGCCGGGGCAGCAAGTTCACGCTGTATCTTCCCCAGCTCTACGCTCCGGCAGCGCCCTCCGCGCGGCTCCCCAGTCGTGAGAGCGAACTCGCTTTCACTGGTCGCACTCTGCAGGCCCAGCGCATTGAGTCCGCCGTGCAGGACGACGACGCACTGGGACGGGAGGTGGATGATGACCGGGACCAGTTGGAATCCGCTGATGAGACGGTGCTGATCGTCGACAACGATCTGCCCTTTGCGCGACTGATGGCCGGCGCTGCACGCGAACTGGGCTTCAAAACGCTCTTGGCGCTCCGCGGGGCGACGGCGCTCGCACTCGCCCGCGAGTATCAACCCAGCGGCATCACGCTCGATATTCGGTTGCCGGACATCGACGGGTGGCGGGTTCTGCATCACCTGAAAAGTGATCTGCGCACGCGTCACATCCCGGTGCACATCGTGTCGGCCTCCGATGCGCCGCAGCGGATCGCCGCGACGGAAGCCATCGGCCTCTTGCAGAAACCCGTCCAAACGAGCGTGCAGCTGGAGCAGCCCTTCGCGGCTCTCCGGCAGTTCCTCGGGCGTGCGAGCAAGCGGTTGTTGCTGGCGGAGTTTCGGGCGAAGGCCCAGCCTGAGCTCCTCCCGCTGCTCCAGGCCGACGACGTCATTGTCACGACGGTGCAGACATGGCACGATCTACGGGCGCAGCTGCAGCAGACCGAATTCGACTGCGTCGTGCTCGCGGCAGCCGATGATCCGTTGCCGCTGGCGGAAATTCTGCTCAGCGGCGATCGACAGGCGGGCGGTCCCGGACCCGCCGTCGTCGTCTTCGGAGCACATCCCAGTGCGGCCACGAGAGCGGAGCTTGAGCAGTTGGCCGAACGCGTGCCCCTGTGTTACGCGGCCACGCCGGAAGAGGTGCTGGATGCCGCCAGTCGCTTTTTGCACAGAGCGCAGCGACAACTCTCCGCCGAACAGCAGGCTTTGCTCGAGACACTCCACATGCCTGAGCGGGTCCTGGCGGGCCGCAAAATCTTGATTGTGGATGACGACATCCGCAATATTTTTGCCTTGGCCAGCGTCCTTGAGCGACAGGAGATGGTGATCTCATCGGCGGAAACCGGCCGCGACGCGATCTCCATCCTGCAAACGGACCCGACAATCGAGATGGTCCTCATGGACATCATGATGCCGGAGATGGATGGAATCGATACCATTCGGGCGATTCGTCAAGAACGCAGGTTTCGCGATCTGCCGATCATCGCCGTCACGGCCAAGGCCATGAAAGGGGATCGTGACAAGTGCCTGGAGGCCGGCGCTTGGGACTATCTGTCCAAACCCGTCGATCCGCAGCAATTGCTGCGGGTGCTCGGCGACTGGCTCGATTATCAGCCGCGGGTCCGCTGA
- a CDS encoding hybrid sensor histidine kinase/response regulator yields MPSTPCKILIVDDEPSKQLTMRVILEPLGEQLVSVDSGREALRRLLAEEFAVVLMDVNMPGLDGFETAALIRQRPKTEHLPIIFVTAFYDDARALESYSLGAVDYMMTPVIPEVLRAKVQVFVDLFVLRQEISQQAAARIALAEEQAARIAAENSNKAKSAFLANISHELRTPMNAIIGMTDLALAEQLPPTACDYLATAKSSAYALLGLLNEILDVSRLEAGKFHLEELPFDLLAVVEETLQTLSVRAFEKGLELSWSADPELSSRVIGDPLRVQQILMNLLGNAVKFTAEGEIGVRLQQLAQTPETVTIRCSVSDTGIGVAAEDQTRIFEAFTQADASLTRNYGGTGLGLAIAADLVQMMQGQLRVVSVVGRGSRFSFDLQFPRQPLAPAEPGPAPFAWPDAAVPFLDAAPWHRQAVLGMLQELGLRAQAVSLEDLEGRDPLGRPVPLLIVSGRPGDAELPRWLEKLAAGVYADRMLLLLAPAERQRLRRLLESRPDIRCVEKPVSPRLLRQALSAWTTNPGAAPPPREETVTTPPVPAARASRPLRILLAEDTPANQKLLLTVLTRRGHEVHLAADGREAVEQARQHAFDVILMDVQMPHMDGLEATRRIRGLAAAQGPQVPIIAMTAHAMTGDRERFLDAGMDDYVPKPIHLPQLLTLLESRYSAPGPLAGEVSPCP; encoded by the coding sequence ATGCCTTCCACGCCCTGTAAAATTCTGATCGTCGACGACGAGCCCTCGAAGCAGTTGACCATGCGGGTCATTCTCGAACCGCTCGGGGAACAACTCGTGAGCGTCGATTCCGGACGGGAGGCGCTGCGGCGGTTGTTGGCGGAAGAGTTCGCGGTCGTGCTGATGGACGTCAATATGCCGGGGCTCGACGGTTTTGAGACCGCGGCCCTCATCCGTCAGCGACCCAAAACAGAACATCTTCCCATCATTTTTGTGACGGCGTTTTACGACGACGCTCGAGCACTCGAAAGCTATTCGCTGGGCGCCGTCGATTACATGATGACGCCCGTTATTCCGGAAGTCCTGCGGGCCAAGGTGCAAGTCTTTGTCGACCTGTTTGTATTGCGGCAGGAAATTAGCCAGCAAGCAGCCGCCCGGATTGCGCTTGCCGAAGAACAGGCCGCGCGGATCGCTGCTGAAAATTCCAACAAAGCCAAAAGCGCTTTTTTGGCGAACATCAGCCATGAACTGCGGACTCCGATGAATGCGATCATCGGCATGACGGATCTGGCTCTGGCTGAGCAACTGCCGCCCACCGCCTGCGATTACTTGGCGACGGCGAAGTCATCCGCGTATGCGCTCTTGGGCTTGCTGAATGAAATTCTCGACGTGTCCCGGTTGGAAGCCGGAAAGTTTCACCTTGAGGAACTTCCGTTTGATCTCTTGGCCGTAGTGGAGGAGACGCTGCAGACGCTTTCGGTGCGGGCGTTCGAAAAGGGTCTGGAATTGAGCTGGTCCGCAGATCCGGAATTGTCATCGCGGGTCATCGGTGACCCGCTCCGCGTGCAGCAAATTCTGATGAACCTGTTGGGCAACGCCGTGAAGTTCACCGCTGAGGGCGAAATTGGAGTGCGATTGCAGCAATTGGCCCAGACCCCTGAAACCGTGACAATCCGCTGTTCGGTATCGGATACGGGAATCGGCGTCGCCGCGGAAGATCAGACGCGGATCTTTGAGGCGTTTACGCAGGCGGACGCTTCGCTCACCCGCAATTACGGCGGAACCGGGCTTGGACTTGCGATCGCCGCGGACTTAGTGCAAATGATGCAGGGCCAGCTCCGCGTTGTGAGCGTAGTGGGGCGGGGCAGCCGCTTCAGCTTTGATCTGCAGTTTCCGCGGCAGCCGCTCGCGCCTGCGGAACCTGGCCCGGCTCCATTCGCATGGCCCGACGCCGCCGTTCCCTTCCTAGACGCAGCACCTTGGCATCGCCAGGCCGTGCTCGGCATGCTGCAGGAGCTCGGACTGCGGGCCCAGGCCGTTTCGCTGGAGGATCTTGAGGGGCGCGACCCGCTCGGGCGGCCGGTTCCGCTGCTGATCGTCTCCGGCCGACCGGGCGACGCCGAGCTGCCCCGCTGGCTTGAGAAGCTCGCCGCAGGCGTCTATGCCGACCGTATGCTCTTGCTGCTGGCCCCTGCTGAACGGCAACGGCTGCGGCGGCTGCTGGAGAGCCGCCCAGACATTCGCTGCGTGGAGAAGCCGGTCTCACCCAGGCTGCTGCGGCAGGCGCTCAGCGCTTGGACTACCAATCCCGGGGCCGCCCCGCCGCCGCGGGAGGAGACGGTTACGACACCGCCAGTACCGGCTGCCAGAGCGTCACGACCACTCCGGATTTTATTGGCCGAGGACACGCCTGCGAATCAAAAACTGTTGCTGACGGTTTTGACCCGCCGCGGGCATGAGGTCCACCTGGCCGCCGACGGCCGCGAGGCGGTCGAACAGGCGCGGCAACACGCCTTTGATGTGATTCTCATGGATGTCCAGATGCCCCACATGGACGGCCTGGAGGCAACCCGGCGAATTCGAGGACTTGCTGCGGCACAGGGACCGCAGGTCCCCATCATTGCGATGACGGCCCATGCCATGACGGGCGACCGGGAGCGTTTTTTGGATGCCGGGATGGACGACTACGTCCCCAAGCCCATTCATCTGCCGCAATTGCTGACGTTGCTAGAAAGCCGGTACTCCGCTCCCGGTCCGCTTGCGGGTGAGGTGAGTCCATGTCCGTAA